DNA from Malus sylvestris chromosome 11, drMalSylv7.2, whole genome shotgun sequence:
GTTAGCATCCCAAATGGTTCGGAAAGGGAAGGCAGGGTTTGAGCAGATAGTTTTTGTGAGACAAAAAACATTGTCGGTCGAGACCCAGGATGCGTATGCACACAAGCCAAGGATAAACTCATCACAAGCACCACTGCCTTTGCCAATGCATTGGTTGGAGGGTCCAACCTTTGATCTAACAAATCTTTAAGAAGCAACTCTGCATTTTCATTCATTGATGTTGATGCTGATAGTTGAGACTCAAGCATATCCCCGGGGTGCCTTCCCATCATGACTTCTAGTGCCACCACTCCAAAGCTGTATACATCACACTTATCTGTGACTCGCATAGTGAATGCAAGCTCTGCATATcaaggaaaacaaaacaagcaaCCTCAAAATATATCTCAATCAACGAAACAATGCCAAACATGCAGAGTATTGAATTGCTACATTACCTGGTGCCATGTAGCCAAATGAACCAGCAATATGTGTCCAGTTGGATGAGTCAGTACTCAATAGTCTTGCTATCCCAAAATCAGAGATACGGGGCTCAAAATCCTGTTCGAGCAATACATTGTTGATGGTTACATCACGGTGCACAATTGGTGGAGTGCAGTCATGGTGCAAGTAAGAAAGTGCATTAGCAAGTCCCTTCACAATTTTGACCCTTGTAGCCCAGCCAAGTTCAGTAACCCCTTCAATCCCATATAAAGATTTTCCCAGACTGCCTCTCTCTAAGAATTCATAAAGCAAGAATATACATCCCCTCCTGGAACAGAATCCATATAGCCTTATGATGTTGCGATGCCGGGTATTTGTCAAAGTTCGGATTTCATTTTCAAAACTTCGAAGATTAATTCCTGGGATATCATTAGAGTCTTCTGTGTTAAGTCTCTTAACTGCAATAACTTGACCTGATTCGAGCTCCACCTTGTATACTCTACCAAATCCTCCTCTTCCAATGCAATACTTCTCGTGAAAGTCGTCTACGGCCTTGATAACTTCCCGAAATGTAAATTTAACTTCTTCTTGCATTATCATCGACTCAAtattctcaaattctttagaaCTTTTGATTTTCTTAAGAACGGCCTCGGATTTCTTCCGAAACTTTAAAATCAGAGCGATGGCAGCGACAACCATTGATAGGCCACAAACCGGTACAAGGACACCAATTAGAACTGTGCTGTTATTCTTTCTGAAACTACATTCCTTTAGGCCTTCAGCATGCCCACATAAGCCAGAGTTTCCAGAAAAAGCATTTGCCAATGCTTTTCGGAAAATGCCACCAGTTGGGATTGGACCCTTCAAGTTATTATAAGAAAAGTCATACCGTTCCAAACGAGGCATGCTGGAAAGTGCTGATGGGATTTCCCCTAAGAGATGGTTGTGTGAGACATTGAGAACCACTAACATCGTGAGCTTGTCCAGGTTTGAAGGTATTGCTCCCGATAGAGAATTGCTGCTAAGATCCAAGGAGTGACTTGTGTATATGTCAGTAATCACCGCTGGTATTTCACCCGATAAATTGTTGTGGCTTATGTTAAAGCTTGTTAAACAGCAAAACGAGCCCTGTCCGCCTGGTATTTCGCCTGTCAAATTGTTATTTGACAAATCTAGTAGCTGGAGGCTACTCAAACTGCCCAGACTCGTTGGAATCACCCCTGTCAAGTTGTTCTGGCTTAGGTTCAGAACCTCCAGTTGTTTCAACTGCGAAATCTCTGGTGGGATTATCCCTGTGAGATTGTTTTCCCGAAGCCCTAAGTTTTGAAGACTTGTTAGATTACATACTGTAACAGGAATTGACCCTGATAGCCGGTTGGTTGAAAGATGCAATATTATCAAGTCTTTCAATTTTCCGATCTCCGAGGGAATCGCAGCAGAGAAATAATTATCGTATAGATAAAGGTGTGTCAGTTTTGTCAACAATCcgatttcatctggaatatttcCATGGAAGATGTTCCCTTGAAGCTGCAAAGAAACCAATTCAGTCCAATTGGAGATAAGGGAGGGCAAGATTGGACCAGTAAATGAGTTGAAAGCCAAACCCAATTCTGAAATCTTGTTCAGATTTGACAGGGACAGAGGTAGATCGCCGCTAATGGAATTTTTGGCCAAGGCCAAGTAGGTGAGGTTGGTACAAAGACTGAGTTCAGAAGGGATCGAAGAGTTTAAGAAATTCACCTCAAGATTAAGATACTGGAGTTCTCTGAGTTGGCCTATCGAGGATGGAATTCTTCCTTGTAAGGAATTTTGAAACAGGTCAATACGCTGAAGGCGAGACATCAAACCAATATCTTCAGGAATTTGACCACTGAAAGAGTTTAGTTCTGAATGGAGATGTTTAAGCTTGGGAAAGCTTGTTGGAAGTCGCCCTTGGAAATAATTGTCGCTGAGATTGAGATACTCAAGCTTTCCCAGATTGGTAAATACTGCTTCTGGTATTTGGCCAGTCAAGGCATTCTCAGACAAGTCCAAGAACGTCAAGTTCCAACATTTAGATATAAACGCTGGGAATTTTGATTCCAGATTGTTTTGAGAAAGATCAAGGTATGTCAATAAAGGCATGACGGAAAAGTTAGATCCATCAGGGGTTCTTATTAACTGGTTTTTTCCGAAAAGCACATACCTTACCCGTTGGAGATAGTTGAGCTGGTCGGGAATTGTACCATGGAGATCATTGTTGTAGAAGCTGAGATACTCCAACTTCGTTAACTTACCTATCTCCTCGGGTATTTCTTGAGTGAAATAGTTGTTGCCCAAGTCTAAGATAGTGAGCCTGGAAAGCTTGCTAATGGCAGATGGTATAGGGCCGGTGAAATTATTGCCATTAAGGTTGAAGTGAGTGAGACTGAGAAATGGGGTGAAGTTGAATTCGGTTAGTGTGGCAGTGATTTTGCGGTTGGAGAGGTCTATTTTGGCAactgttttggtgttttggttGCAGACAATGGCAGTCCAGTTGCAGAGGTTGTTGAGGTTTGTACGAGACCATGAACTGAGGGACGATGGTGGAGAAGCAAAGCTACTTTTCCAGCTTATCAGAGCTTCTGCCTGACTTCTTGGGGGTGACGTGGCTTTCAATGGAAGCAATGAGAGCAAGAAAataggaaggagaagaagaagaggcaaTTTCCGAACTGATTTCATGGTGTGTTGATAGCTAGTTGCTGTTATGTTTGATAGCATTTGAAGTTATGTGTTTTATCCAAGGCTCTaagctctatatatatatagttgcaGTTCTTTATGCAGACCAGATTTGTTTGTCTCATTTTTTCGTAGTGCATgtcctccccctccccctcgGCTTAGCTTCACCGAACCTTCACAACGACGGATAGGATGGTGCAACCGCAGAACACGCTGACGGCCAAGCGAGCGAGTCTTCCCGTTCATACTGCCGAGTTCTCTCTTTGTGTAAGTGCTTAATGCACAAACCAATTGTTTATGTAACTGCCATGATTGtgctttagccttttccaattgtttctcttgtgccaattatatcattttttttttattcattatcaTATACTTTCTATTGTCAATGTCTAATATGTTAATTTTCCaattcaaaaaagaaaactaactgtAGTTTCTTTACTTTTCCGTTAGCTTCTCGAAGCCGACATTAGCTTTTTTGTACATCAACTCAGTGAATCTATCGGTGGAGAGTGAATTCCATATCAAGGAAATTGATGTCTTGCATAATAGTTTAAACAAGAAGTTTAGCCCACGGGTTGCAGCAGAGATTAACGATAGATCTTAAACATCATCTGTATAGATATATAAAAGCTATTTACATAAAATATGAACATAGTATTTacataaaatatatagtaattgTAAATAGCTTCACCGTCTACACCAGTATTATATACGCACAAAGAGTCGTTCAAAATATAACTACTATTTTACAAATGTATCCCCGGAATTGTGGTGCTTTGACCACTCACTGCTATTCCAAAATGAACATTAAAGAGTCTATAATTCTCCATTTCAGGTacttttttattcttcttaaattttattttcttagatAAAGAACATCTGCATTTGGGTTACTTTTATAAAGCCAAAAATTTGAGTGGCGAGATGATTATGAATTCATAGACCAAAACTTTAATAAGTCATTGATCAAGTTCACTTTTAGAGAACATTTTGATGTTGAtggtcaattttagggaccattttgatgtcgtTGATCAATTTTAAAGACCATTTATGAGAAAAATGACTTATGGGATCTATTTATGTatcacatcagcacttaacatatttttttaacataattATGATGGAAAGACCGCATTAATTtgcaacacctattttcaggaactacattgattgattttcaatttcagaaatcATCTCGATGGTGATGGTCAATTTCATAggccatttgtgataaaaccccataaAAATATGCATGACAACTTAGTACCAAATTATATCAATGTCAATACTGCGAATTGTTGCGTCATGGAAGTTTAATAAAACAAACAACGAATTGCAGGAGAATTTAACAGAAAAGAGGTGCATAGTTTTAAACCACAAAAACCTTTCAAGTTGTAAACTGGACAAACCGTggttccttcaatttttttcgaAAACGGAATAGCAGTCGAAGAACTACTCAAAAGATAAAAGCCCTCAATTTCTATGGTTGGCAAACCGCAGTTTTTTACAAAATACCAAGTTCCTGCTATTCCAAAGTGCGATTCACGTCCTCCGTTTTTCCTGCACCAAGAACAAGAGCACACAAAAGAAAGCATTTACTCCACGATTCCAAAAGGTCGCTACCATGTAGAATAACAGAAATACAGTGTTACTGTAACGCAAAAAGAAATAAGATTGCCACTGGATAAAATATTGAACAcaaaattttgcaaaaatgagtaataaaagaagaaaaaagaaggcaCTCATCACTGATTTAGACAAAAAAGCAGTAAATTATAAGTTATAACAAGGTTTGGAAATACCAACTGATAGGAGAGCCATCTTTCATTACATTCTCCTAAAACTTGCTCCCCTACACATCTGCATTTAACTCATCTAGCATGCTTTCAAGCCTCTTAATCCTAGCCGTAATCTCTGAACCTCGCTTCTCAAACTCCAAAACTCGGCTCTCAAATAAAGGGCCACTGCTGGCACTTTCTTTACCAACGACTCTTCCATTGTCCTTATCTGACTTGGTACAAACCGAACTTTCTCCTGCAATTTTAGATTCCAAACTCGGAACTCCACCCGATAATTTCTCACTGTCACTATCTTCTATAATCACAAAATTCTCGTACTTCTTatttcttttcaaaagttcTGGTATTGTTAGCTTATCATCATCATCCATAGGATCTTCAGCTTCCAGAATGTTGCAATTCGGAGCAAACCCAGGAGTTACAAGGGGGTGGTTAACCATCAATGGCAACCGATCAGTACcctttgctttctttttctgTGGACTAGCAGCTTCACTTGCATCTTCAAGGCCAGACACTGATTTCTTCCACCACTTGGTATACTTTATGCTAACATCAGCCTCGAAAAGCCTACATGGAAGATATAATTTCACATTCTTGATTTCATTGTTGTAATACTTCCAGGCTTTATCAGAATTGTGAAAAAGTCGCGTAATAGAACATGGAATGTCTTGATCAAATCCAAATTGCATAGCTACACGATGCGGTAGGTAGTGCTCAATGGTACCAAGACCAACTAGCTCACTTACGATCAAACATCTAATGAATGACAGTAATTCATCATTTGAATCAGAACCAGCCAAAACCCATGTTTCCTTTTGTGGATAGTATTTAGGCAAATGCAAGTTCTCAATGACATCCAAGGCGTAAGGGCGCCACTTGAAATCTCCTCCGGCTGAATCTAAAACCTTTCTCAAGTTTTCAACTTCCATGCCATTTAATTTATCCCATCTAGCCAATCTTGTCTCACCAAAATTTATAACATTCGGCTTTGGCCTAAGTTCCAAGAATCTTTCCCACGCCCAAACCTGAAGTAAATGGAATGGTGACTTAAGGGTGACTTGTAAATCAGCACCTCCTATTTCCAATTGGTTTGAAGCTACAATTTTCCTTTTCAACAAATCCAAATCTTTGTAAATGCTAGCAAGAACAGCGGGTGCAAGAGCGATTTTAATCCCCCTAGCTAAATGAATTGCTATGGAGAATACAGGTCTATGTGTTATATCATTATGGTTAAAAACATACCTCGACAACCAATACACAAGAAATGCTTCATGCTCAAATTTGTGCCCGCTCTTAATGAacttcttcaaccacaagcttgTGGTAGACTTGTTGGCCGAACTCCTGTAAAATTCCTTTCTCTCTTGAAGTAgctcctcttcaatttctttaagTTGTGTGGTTTCGAGAGGGCTTAAAACAGAGTCCCCCAAAACCGAGAAACTGCCTAAAACCATGACATCCTCCAATGTGATTGTTGTTTCACCCCATGGAAAAATAAACGTATTGGTTTCGGGACACCATTTCTCTGCAAGCCCGTATACCAAACTGTTTTGCCTTCGTATTTGGTACGTTGAATTAAGGATTGCTTCATAAATACCAACCGCCTTCCATGAAGATTGGTGCACAGAAGCCATTTGATCAACCCAGGATTTCCAATCTTTTgttccttgtttccatccgtgGAACTCAACTTGCAAAGGCCATTTCTTTGGCTCGAAACGGGAAGGGATGGAGGAGAAACTGTGAGGGAGCTCAAAAGGAAGTTCAATGGTGGAAATTGGCAAAGTGGGTTTTAGAAAGTAAGCTTTTTTAAGAAAGGGGTTTCCGCCGGATGGCGGAACCATCAACTCCTCCCTCTCTTCAACCATTGATTCCAGTGGGTTCTCCATCTCACCAAAGCTCAAGACCTCTCTATCCCTCtcgtttttttgttcttttcagtTTTATGGGTTTGAATAAAACCTCAGCTCAAGCACAAAAGAAGTGTGGAAGGGGGTTCGATTGAATAATACGAAAAATGGTTTATATGAGCGCGAGCGTCCAATCGTATGCCGTTTAGAGCGCCCTTGCGGCTTCTAcgcaaaacaaaaacaacatgAAACACGCCTTCATCATTCGTTCGAATCACGTTGgtcctttttttccctttttttttattgagaatTCCAAAAGTTATATCACAGATTCACAAATACATGAATTTAAATTAAGTGCACACTCATTTACCATATTTTCTCATCATTTTAGGATAATGGTAGAGAGAataaatttgaagacaaaatttGTAAAGGAAGTGATGTGTCAACAATAGAAATAAACAcatttatcaacgcttaagtaataaatcaatcattaaATTCTATATCCtttggttttcaaaattttgtctacaaatttagtccttctaagagcatcttcaaaaaGAAATGTCTAAATCAGCAATAATGGTAATAAAAGAAAGCAGTAATGTTTTCCAACTGAGAAGCCAAATCTGATGTGGCATGACATGCAAAGAcatctcttctccttgctgccaAATTTGACAGGAGCATTTTTGTCACAACtatttagtgtggtgtatgctcaccatgtaagacatattctgaaatcacaacaacaagacattaggatcacgaataaatcaaatcaatatataaaatagagatcgactaattatattaaacttATCTGTAGAATACGGAAGACATTGCAGAGTTCTAGGTCgtcttctacttccagtacttcaaaatatcTCTCTGCTGTGAATAGGGTTTAGCGTATTTTTTTTAGAGATTGAGCGTATGGAAGCAGGGACTTAACCATAGTATTTATATCATTAGGGTTTAATCACAGCCGGCCTATTATTGGTTGTGAAAATCAAATCCTATCACTTAAGTGTTTAAGTCCCACCATGATACTATATCTTTGTAGTGAAATCCATCAGATTTCTTTAAGTCAATTGCAAAGGTTTAGACTCCATAATCCTTATTATGTTAGGACTATCGGATCACTTTGGTTGCTAACAACTTGATAGACAAGTGGCTTACAACAAAACGATCCAATACAACATTCATTATCATTCACaatcttacattctcccacttgaatgtCAATGATTCATCCTAACaaaataagaactcatggtgATCACTGAGTCTTCATAAGTATGCAATAACCTTTCCTAGCAACCTGTCACTTTGAATCGAATGCagaaccaaagaaaacaaagaacaatTTGGTTTGTTCCTTGCACTCCAAGATCACATACACATTCAACTtaaagcactttgttgctaTCTAAGTCATGGTGTCAAGAGCTAAT
Protein-coding regions in this window:
- the LOC126590386 gene encoding MDIS1-interacting receptor like kinase 2-like — translated: MKSVRKLPLLLLLPIFLLSLLPLKATSPPRSQAEALISWKSSFASPPSSLSSWSRTNLNNLCNWTAIVCNQNTKTVAKIDLSNRKITATLTEFNFTPFLSLTHFNLNGNNFTGPIPSAISKLSRLTILDLGNNYFTQEIPEEIGKLTKLEYLSFYNNDLHGTIPDQLNYLQRVRYVLFGKNQLIRTPDGSNFSVMPLLTYLDLSQNNLESKFPAFISKCWNLTFLDLSENALTGQIPEAVFTNLGKLEYLNLSDNYFQGRLPTSFPKLKHLHSELNSFSGQIPEDIGLMSRLQRIDLFQNSLQGRIPSSIGQLRELQYLNLEVNFLNSSIPSELSLCTNLTYLALAKNSISGDLPLSLSNLNKISELGLAFNSFTGPILPSLISNWTELVSLQLQGNIFHGNIPDEIGLLTKLTHLYLYDNYFSAAIPSEIGKLKDLIILHLSTNRLSGSIPVTVCNLTSLQNLGLRENNLTGIIPPEISQLKQLEVLNLSQNNLTGVIPTSLGSLSSLQLLDLSNNNLTGEIPGGQGSFCCLTSFNISHNNLSGEIPAVITDIYTSHSLDLSSNSLSGAIPSNLDKLTMLVVLNVSHNHLLGEIPSALSSMPRLERYDFSYNNLKGPIPTGGIFRKALANAFSGNSGLCGHAEGLKECSFRKNNSTVLIGVLVPVCGLSMVVAAIALILKFRKKSEAVLKKIKSSKEFENIESMIMQEEVKFTFREVIKAVDDFHEKYCIGRGGFGRVYKVELESGQVIAVKRLNTEDSNDIPGINLRSFENEIRTLTNTRHRNIIRLYGFCSRRGCIFLLYEFLERGSLGKSLYGIEGVTELGWATRVKIVKGLANALSYLHHDCTPPIVHRDVTINNVLLEQDFEPRISDFGIARLLSTDSSNWTHIAGSFGYMAPELAFTMRVTDKCDVYSFGVVALEVMMGRHPGDMLESQLSASTSMNENAELLLKDLLDQRLDPPTNALAKAVVLVMSLSLACVHTHPGSRPTMFFVSQKLSAQTLPSLSEPFGMLTINKLRGLHIKKNDITAT
- the LOC126591050 gene encoding uncharacterized protein LOC126591050, which codes for MENPLESMVEEREELMVPPSGGNPFLKKAYFLKPTLPISTIELPFELPHSFSSIPSRFEPKKWPLQVEFHGWKQGTKDWKSWVDQMASVHQSSWKAVGIYEAILNSTYQIRRQNSLVYGLAEKWCPETNTFIFPWGETTITLEDVMVLGSFSVLGDSVLSPLETTQLKEIEEELLQERKEFYRSSANKSTTSLWLKKFIKSGHKFEHEAFLVYWLSRYVFNHNDITHRPVFSIAIHLARGIKIALAPAVLASIYKDLDLLKRKIVASNQLEIGGADLQVTLKSPFHLLQVWAWERFLELRPKPNVINFGETRLARWDKLNGMEVENLRKVLDSAGGDFKWRPYALDVIENLHLPKYYPQKETWVLAGSDSNDELLSFIRCLIVSELVGLGTIEHYLPHRVAMQFGFDQDIPCSITRLFHNSDKAWKYYNNEIKNVKLYLPCRLFEADVSIKYTKWWKKSVSGLEDASEAASPQKKKAKGTDRLPLMVNHPLVTPGFAPNCNILEAEDPMDDDDKLTIPELLKRNKKYENFVIIEDSDSEKLSGGVPSLESKIAGESSVCTKSDKDNGRVVGKESASSGPLFESRVLEFEKRGSEITARIKRLESMLDELNADV